The genome window TCGCGCGCAGCGGCGGAACCTCGGCCGACTTCCTGCGCGGAGTGACGCGGATCGCGGAGAACCACGGCGTCAGTCACTGGGAGGCCGAGCCCGCGACCCCGTTCGCGATCGGACAGGGAATGCGCGAGGCGAGCTTTTCGGAGGCCGAGATGAACGCGTTCTGCTCCGAGCTCGGCGCGGGAACTCCGGCGGCCGAGATCGCGCTTCGAGGCTGGCAGAGCGCCGGCGGCTGACGGCCGTGCGCGCGCTCTTGCTGGGACTCTGCGCGGCGGCCGCGCTCGACGTCTCGGCCGCGGAGCTCGGCATCGTCTACGTGCGCGCGAACGTCGGCGCGGCCAGCGGCGGTCACGCCGCGCTCGTCGCGGGCGAGACCGTCTACCACCTGCAGGCCGACGGAGACGGTCGCTACCGGATCGCGCGCGACGAGTGGGCGCACTTCGTCCACGTGTACGCCGGGCTGCAGAATCGTCCCCTCTCGATCGCCCGCGTGGAAGTGAGCCGCGAGACCCGCGAGCGCGTGCTCGACCGATTCGCTCGGGAATACGTCGAGCAGGAGATAGCCGCCGCCCGGCGGGAGGCGCTCGCGGAAGACGTCGCCTGGCTCGAGGCCCGGGTCGAAGGCCGGCCGGCTCCACCGCTCCGCGCCGCGGGTCTGCTCGATCCGAAGCGATCGGCCGACCCCGACGCGCTGCGACTTCGCGAGATCCTGCGCGAGCCGCTCGAGGCCGCGCTTCGCTCGCAGAGCGAAGCGTCGCCCCACGCGACGGAAAAGAGCCTCGAAGGTCTGCGCGAACGGCTCGCGCTCCGCGAAGCGCTGCTCGCGCTCGAGCACGGCTACGGGCTCGCGCCCGAGGCGATCGCGCGCGTCCCCGAGCGCTTCGACGACCCGCTCTCCGCGCCGGAGCGCGCCAGCCTGGAAGCGCTCGCTTCGCGGCTCGAGCGCGAGAGCGCGGAGCTGCTGCGATCCTCGAGGCCGGATCGGGGCCGGGCGCTGCTCCTCACGCAGGCGCGCTACACCGCCGTGCGTCGGTCGCTGGCGTCGGATCGACTCGTGCTGCTCGACGCGTTCTCGGGCCACGGCGACGATGCCGCAGCCGAGGCGCAGCGCCCCGACGAGCCCCTGCGCGCGCGCCGCGCAGAGTACGCGGGCGAGCTGCTGCGGCGTGGCCGAGCTCTCGTGCTCTCGGGCGGACACAGCGATGAACCCGCCTACAACGCGCTCGAGGCCAGCGCCGGCCTGCTCCAGCGCGCCGAGGCAGGTGCGCCCGACGGCGCGCTACTCGATCTGGAACGGCGCAAGCTACCCTCGCGCGCGCGAAGCGTGGGCGTTCCGGAGTTCGCCGGAGATCCCGGCCCCTCGCTCGCGTCGGCGCGGGCACGCCTGGCCGAGCTCGATCGCGACGCCCGCGAGCGCTGGAGCTACGACCTGATCCGCCGCAACTGCATCACCGAGCTCGCGCGCAAGGCCGACGAGGCGCTGGCGGGCCGAGTTCCCGCCGACGAGGCGCTCGGCTTCATCCCCTTCGTCTTCTTCGCCCGCGTTCGCGAGCGCCTGCCGCTGTCCGGTGTCGCGGAGATCCCCTCACACCGCGCGCGCGAGCTCGCGCGGATCGAGCGCGAATCGCCGGGCGCGCTAACCCGATTCCGCGAATCCACCGCGCTCGGCTCGACGATCTACTCGCCGCGGCGAAGCGACGGCGCGTTCCTGCTCTTCACCGACGACGTGTTCTGGCGCCGGCCGCTCTACGGGATCGCGAACCTGGTCTGGGCCGCGGGCTACGGGGTCTATGGCCTGGCCGCGCTCCCGTTCGATCGCGGCGAGCGCGTCTCGGCCGGCGTCTCCGGCGCGTTCTGGAGCCTGCCCGAGCTCGCGTTCGAGAACGTGAGGAAGGGCTCGTTCGAGTGGATCGAGGTCACGGCCGCACCCTGACTCGCGGCTCCGATGCCATACTGCGTCCTGCGCAGCTGTTGCAGGAGGAGCGATGCCGAAACCGTTCGAGGGCAGGATCGGCCGCACGTTCGAGGACTCGTCGGCGTGGTGGCCGCCGCTTCCGAAATCGCCCGACGGCGCGCCCAACGTCGTGATCGTGGTGCTCGACGACGTCGGCTACGCGCAGCTGGGCTGCTACGGCTCGGACCTCGCGACGCCGAACTTCGATCGCCTGGCCGCGAACGGCCTGCGCTACGCGAACTTCCACACCACCTCGCTCTGCTCGCCCACGCGCGCCTGCCTGATGACGGGCCGCAACCACCACGCCAACGGCATGGGTCGGATCGCCGACTTCCCCAGCGGCTTTCCCGGCTACGACGCGGTGATCCCGAAGGAGAATGGCTTCCTGCCCGAGATCCTGCGCGAGCGGAGCTACGCGACGTACGCGGTCGGAAAGTGGCATCTCGCTCCGACGACCGAGACCACGATGGGGAGCCCCCGCGACAAGTGGCCGCTCGGCCGCGGCTTCGAGCGCTTCTACGGCTTCCTCGGCGGCGAGACCGACCAGTACCACCCGGATCTCGTCCACGACAATCACCAGGTCGAGGCGCCGCGCACGCCCGAGGAGGGCTACCACTTCAGCGAGGACATGATCGATCACTCGATCGCGTTCCTGAAAGACCTGCGCGCGACCTACGAGCGCAAGCCATTCTTCCTCTACGTCGCGCCGGGGGCGTGTCACGCGCCGCACCAGGCGCCGGCCTCGTTCATCGAGCCGTACTGCGGCCGCTTCGACAAAGGCTGGGACCGCTGGCGCGAAGAGGTGTTCGCGCGCCAGCTCGCGAGCGGCCTTCTGCCGAAGGGAACCGAGCTCTCCGAGCGACCCACCTGGGTGCCGTCGTGGGAGTCACTCTCCGGCGACGAGCGGCGGCTCTTCGCGCGCATGATGGAGGTGTACGCCGGCTTCATGACGCACACCGACGCGCAGATCGGGCGGCTGGTCGACTTCATCGAGCAGCTCGGCGAGCTCGACGACACGCTCCTGATCCTGATGAGCGACAACGGCGCGAGCGCCGAGGGCGGGCTGAAGGGCTCCTTCAACGAGGCCTTCTTCTTCAACATGGTGCCCGAGAGCCTCGAGGAGAATCTGCGCCGGATCGACGATCTCGGCACGCCGCGCGCGCACAACCACTACCCGTGGGGCTGGGCCTGGGCGGGAAACACGCCGCTGAAGCGCTTCAAGCGCGACACGCACGAGGGGGGCGTCTGCGATCCGCTGATCGTGCACTGGCCCGCGAAGCTGGGCCGACCTGGCGAGACGCGCCACCCGTACGTGCACGTCGTCGACATCGCGCCGACGATCCTCGAGCTGCTCGGCGTCGAGCCGCCCGCGCAGCTCGCGGGCGTCGCGCAGTCGCCCATGCACGGCACGAGCTTCGCGCACACGCTCGCGGACGCGGGCGCGCCGTCGCGGCACGTCACGCAGTACTACGAGATGATCGGCTCGCGCGCGATCTACCACGACGGCTGGAAGGCGGTCGCCTATCACCCCGCGCGCGCGGCGGTGTACGACGGCACGGACGTGTCCAAGCCGTTCGACGACGATGTCTGGGAGCTCTACCACGTCGCCGAGGACTTCTCGGAGGTGCGCGACCTGGCGGTTGCGCGCCCCGAGAAGCTCGCGGAGCTGCAGGCGCTGTGGTGGAAGGAGGCGGAGCGGAATCAGGTGCTGCCGCTGAACAACCAGCCCGGACGCTTCGGCGATCAGCGCTTCCGCCGCGAGCGCTACGTCTTTCACGCGGGCATCGGCCGGCTTCCCGACAGCGTGGCGCCGAACCTGCGCAATCGCGGCTTCATCATCGAGGCGCACCTGGACGTGCCCGAGCGCAGACCCGTCGAGGGAACTCTGGTCGCGCACGGCGGCAGCGCCGGCGGCTACGCGCTGTACCTGAAGGGGCGCCGACTGCACTTCGTGCACAACCTGCTCGGAATGCAGAGCACGACCGTCTCGGCCAGCGTCGAGCTGCCCGCGGGCCGGGTGATCGCGCGCGCCGTGTTCAAGCCGACCGGAGCGTTCCGCGGCAACCTCGGGCTCTTCTACGACGCGGTGCCCGTCGGCGAGGGAACGCTCGCCCGAACCACGCCCGTGACGTACGGCGCGGGCGGATTCGCCGTCGGCTACCAGCCCGGCCCGCCCGTCACCGACGCGTGTCCCGGCCGCTTCGCCGTGCCCGACGGCCTGGTGCTGCAGGTCGTGATCGAGGCGCAGGGCGCGCCCCACCGCGACCCCGCCGCCGAGGCGCGCGTCGCCAGGGCGAAGCAGTAGGGGCCGTCCGCGAGGCGGGTTCTAGACCCGCGCGGTCGCGCGGATTTCGACCAGCGCGCCGGGGATCGCGAGTTCGGAGACGCCGATCGCGGTCCAGGCCGGGTAGGGCTGCTTGATGAAGTCGGCCTTCACGGCGCTGAACACGGCGAGGTGCTGCATTCCGACGTGGAAGGTGGTGATCTCGACGATGTCGTCGAAGTCCGCGCCGGCCGCCGCGAGCACCTGTCCGAGGTTCTCGAAGGCGATCTTGAACTGCTCCTTCGGATCGGCGGGTACCGTCTTGCCGGGGCCGGCCCAGCCGAGCTGGCCGGAGCAGTACAGCATCTTCCCCACCCGCACCGCCGGCGCGAAGTGGAACTGCTCGTAGTAGAACTCCATGCCCTTGGGGATGATCGTGCGTCGTTTGCTCATGCGCGCAGCATATCACCGCGCGCCGGGCGCGGGCCGGACGATCAGGTCGACGCCGCTCGCGCCCGCGCCGACGGGCAGCGGCTCCGCCGTCTCGAAGAGCGCGCCGCTCGTGGCGACGATCCGCGCCTCGAGCGCGGCGCGCTCGTCGGCCACGGCGTCGGGCAGGTACGAGATCAGGAACGGGATCGGCACCGGCCCCTCGGGCGAGATCAGCGTTCGCGCCAGAAGCCGCTCGCCGCGCAGCAGGCGCACCTCGACGCGCGCGTCCGTCGGAAGCGCGATCCGCTCCAGATACGTGACGACGCCGGAGATGCGATCGACCTGCCCGCGGCGCCAGGTTCCTGCGAGATACTCGGCCGGCTCGGCGACGAGTGAGAGGGCGTCGCGATCGAGCGAGGCGATGCGCAGCCGCACCGGAGTCGGGCGCGGGTCGCGGTCGGTCCGGGTCGAGATCACGAGCTCGCCGCGCGAGACGGCCCAGGCGACCCCGTCCATCGAGAAGATCCCGAGCAGCGCGACGCTGCCGTCCTCGCGCAGATCGAAGCCCTCCAGGCCCGTGGCGCCGTCGCGGATCTCGCGCACCCAGGCTCCGGCGAGGTCGGCCTCGGTCCGCGAGCTCTGGCCCGGGTCGGGCCGGCGGCAGGCGGCGAGCGCCAGCAGCGGGAGCAGCGCGAGCGCGACGACGGTCTTCATCGCGCAGAGCTTATACTCGCGCGGCGAACCAGGAGGAACGAGATGGCGGATCTGCTCTTCGAGAAACGCGGGCACACGGCGTGGATCACGATGAACCGGCCGGAGCGCATGAACGCGATCAGCATGCCGATGCTCGAGGCGCTCGGCGACGCGCTGGTCGAGATCGATCGCGATACCGAGATGCGCGTGATCGTGCTGACCGGCGCCGGTCGCGGCTTCTGCAGCGGGCTCGACATGAAGGACGCGGCGGCGGGACGCGGGATCGGCGGCGCCGGCGTGACGTCTCCGCAGGGCGGGGCGGCGCACATCTCGACGCGCGACATCCCGACCGTGACACTGAATCGCGTCGACGTGCCGATCCTCTGCGCGCTGAACGGCCCGGCCGCCGGTTACGGGCTCGACCTGGCGCTCGGCTGCGACATCCGGCTGATGAGCGACCGCGCGAAGCTCATGCCCGGCTTCGCCAAGCGCGGCATCGTGCCGGAGAGCGGCGGCACCTGGTACCTGCCGCGCCTGGTCGGCTGGGCGCGCGCCTGCGAGATCGCGTTCCTCGCCGACGACATCGGGCCCGAGCGAGCGCTCGAGCTCGGACTCGTGAACAAGGTCGTCCCGCACGACCAGCTCGAGAGCGAGGTGCAGCGCTGGGCCGACAAGATCGCCGCGAACGCGCCGCTCGGCGTGAAGGCGATGAAGCGGCTGTTCCGGCACGGGCTCACCGAGGACTTCGAGTCCCACACGCACCACGTGCTGATGCAGCTCCTGCTGCTGTTCCGCTCGCAGGACTTCCAGGAGGGAATGCGCTCGTTCCTGGAGAAGCGCGAGCCGAAGTTCAGCGGGCACTGAGGCGGCGGTGCGCTCGCTCGGCGGAGCCGCTCTGCTCGCCGCGCTCGCCTTCGGCTGCGCGCCGTCGCCCGAGCAGCCGGCCAGGCGCTTCCAGGCTGCCGGAAATCACGAAGTCGTGCTCGAGCACGCGGGCCGCGAGCGCAGCTTCATCCTGCGCCTGCCGCCGGACTTCGTGTCGCGCGGACCGCTGCCCGTCCTGCTCGCCTTCCACGGCGGCGGAGGCAACGCTTCGGGCTTCCAGAAGTACGCGGGCCTCGACGAGCCGGCCGACCGGCTCGGCTACGCGCTGGTGTACCCCGACGG of Deltaproteobacteria bacterium contains these proteins:
- a CDS encoding putative lipoprotein — encoded protein: MSVARALLLGVLVSCLPTLGCQVISASVSSPSDSISGTGHAIAGIFSAISTSSGSGGDGDSAKESYRRDLRQYTAAFARSGGTSADFLRGVTRIAENHGVSHWEAEPATPFAIGQGMREASFSEAEMNAFCSELGAGTPAAEIALRGWQSAGG
- a CDS encoding arylsulfatase, whose translation is MPKPFEGRIGRTFEDSSAWWPPLPKSPDGAPNVVIVVLDDVGYAQLGCYGSDLATPNFDRLAANGLRYANFHTTSLCSPTRACLMTGRNHHANGMGRIADFPSGFPGYDAVIPKENGFLPEILRERSYATYAVGKWHLAPTTETTMGSPRDKWPLGRGFERFYGFLGGETDQYHPDLVHDNHQVEAPRTPEEGYHFSEDMIDHSIAFLKDLRATYERKPFFLYVAPGACHAPHQAPASFIEPYCGRFDKGWDRWREEVFARQLASGLLPKGTELSERPTWVPSWESLSGDERRLFARMMEVYAGFMTHTDAQIGRLVDFIEQLGELDDTLLILMSDNGASAEGGLKGSFNEAFFFNMVPESLEENLRRIDDLGTPRAHNHYPWGWAWAGNTPLKRFKRDTHEGGVCDPLIVHWPAKLGRPGETRHPYVHVVDIAPTILELLGVEPPAQLAGVAQSPMHGTSFAHTLADAGAPSRHVTQYYEMIGSRAIYHDGWKAVAYHPARAAVYDGTDVSKPFDDDVWELYHVAEDFSEVRDLAVARPEKLAELQALWWKEAERNQVLPLNNQPGRFGDQRFRRERYVFHAGIGRLPDSVAPNLRNRGFIIEAHLDVPERRPVEGTLVAHGGSAGGYALYLKGRRLHFVHNLLGMQSTTVSASVELPAGRVIARAVFKPTGAFRGNLGLFYDAVPVGEGTLARTTPVTYGAGGFAVGYQPGPPVTDACPGRFAVPDGLVLQVVIEAQGAPHRDPAAEARVARAKQ
- a CDS encoding RidA family protein; the encoded protein is MSKRRTIIPKGMEFYYEQFHFAPAVRVGKMLYCSGQLGWAGPGKTVPADPKEQFKIAFENLGQVLAAAGADFDDIVEITTFHVGMQHLAVFSAVKADFIKQPYPAWTAIGVSELAIPGALVEIRATARV
- a CDS encoding enoyl-CoA hydratase/isomerase family protein — translated: MADLLFEKRGHTAWITMNRPERMNAISMPMLEALGDALVEIDRDTEMRVIVLTGAGRGFCSGLDMKDAAAGRGIGGAGVTSPQGGAAHISTRDIPTVTLNRVDVPILCALNGPAAGYGLDLALGCDIRLMSDRAKLMPGFAKRGIVPESGGTWYLPRLVGWARACEIAFLADDIGPERALELGLVNKVVPHDQLESEVQRWADKIAANAPLGVKAMKRLFRHGLTEDFESHTHHVLMQLLLLFRSQDFQEGMRSFLEKREPKFSGH